The proteins below are encoded in one region of Aquisphaera giovannonii:
- a CDS encoding glycosyltransferase family 2 protein — MTAFSVVIPAYNEEAGIAAVVEAVRAAAPGCEVIVVDDGSADGTASAAAAAGATVCRHPANAGYGRSLMDGIRLAANEVVVIADGDGSYPVERIPDLVAKLEEGFDMAVGARQGTQQYDSVLKAPARLLFKFLVEFTVGARIPDINSGLRCFRKSEVLPYFPDLCQGFSFTTTLTLIYKLTGKFVAYLPIEYRRRVGTSKIRIVRDTLRTLQYIVEVIVTYNPLKLFLLLCTPLGLLALAAAIAAVAARQPALWVASSICVAAGFLLFGLGLVAYQVRR; from the coding sequence GTCGAGGCCGTGCGGGCCGCGGCGCCGGGGTGCGAGGTCATCGTCGTGGACGACGGCTCGGCCGACGGGACCGCCTCGGCCGCGGCGGCCGCCGGGGCGACGGTCTGCCGGCACCCCGCCAACGCCGGCTACGGCCGCAGCCTGATGGACGGCATCCGCCTGGCCGCCAATGAGGTCGTCGTCATCGCCGACGGCGACGGCAGCTACCCCGTGGAGCGGATCCCGGATCTGGTCGCCAAGCTCGAGGAGGGCTTCGACATGGCGGTCGGGGCCCGCCAGGGGACGCAGCAATACGACTCGGTCCTGAAGGCCCCCGCCCGGCTGCTGTTCAAGTTCCTGGTGGAGTTCACCGTGGGGGCCCGCATCCCGGACATCAACTCGGGGCTGCGGTGCTTCCGCAAGTCCGAGGTGCTGCCGTACTTCCCGGACCTCTGCCAGGGGTTCAGCTTCACCACGACGCTGACGCTCATCTACAAGCTGACCGGCAAGTTCGTCGCGTACCTGCCCATCGAGTACCGGCGGCGGGTGGGGACGTCGAAGATCCGGATCGTCCGCGACACGCTGCGGACGCTCCAGTACATCGTCGAGGTGATCGTCACCTACAACCCGCTCAAGCTCTTCCTCCTCCTCTGCACGCCGCTGGGCCTCCTGGCCCTGGCGGCGGCGATCGCCGCGGTCGCGGCGAGGCAGCCCGCGCTCTGGGTCGCCTCCTCGATCTGCGTCGCCGCCGGGTTCCTCCTCTTCGGCCTCGGCCTGGTCGCCTACCAGGTCCGGCGGTAG